The Deltaproteobacteria bacterium genome has a segment encoding these proteins:
- a CDS encoding outer membrane lipoprotein-sorting protein, whose translation MEASPMTARTLAIMLAASICAGALGAEESARQILDRRKALDDTTRHWTDRHEKLTLRISGRGSERVRELELYDRREPGDEQKTILFFLAPAEVKGTAFLAYTHKGRPADQWLYLPELQRVRQITARTRNESFVGTDLTYHDLDLLQEMTSWSEDDAASRLRGDEAVDGVASHVIELAPKREDIGYKRIVLWLGTDDLVPRRLEFYEDGTEPKKRLTQSDVRSIGKIPVAHHLVVETPGAGTRTVIDTADVQFDQGLEADLFTQRYLERGGR comes from the coding sequence ATGGAGGCGTCGCCCATGACCGCCCGAACCCTTGCCATCATGCTAGCCGCCTCGATTTGCGCCGGCGCGCTCGGGGCGGAGGAGAGCGCGCGGCAGATCCTCGACCGCCGCAAGGCGCTCGACGACACCACGCGCCACTGGACCGACCGGCACGAGAAGCTGACCTTGCGCATCAGCGGCCGGGGCAGCGAGCGCGTGCGCGAGCTCGAGCTCTACGATCGCCGCGAGCCCGGCGACGAGCAGAAGACGATTCTCTTCTTCCTGGCACCGGCCGAGGTGAAGGGCACCGCGTTCCTCGCCTACACCCACAAGGGGCGGCCGGCCGATCAGTGGCTCTACCTTCCCGAGCTCCAGCGGGTGCGCCAGATCACGGCGCGCACGCGGAACGAGAGCTTCGTCGGGACGGACCTCACGTACCACGACCTCGACCTCCTCCAGGAGATGACCTCGTGGTCGGAGGACGACGCCGCCTCGCGCCTGCGCGGTGACGAGGCGGTGGACGGGGTCGCGTCGCACGTGATCGAGCTCGCGCCCAAGCGCGAGGACATCGGCTACAAGCGGATCGTGCTCTGGCTCGGCACGGACGACCTCGTTCCGCGGCGCTTGGAGTTCTACGAGGACGGGACGGAGCCCAAGAAGCGACTCACCCAGAGCGACGTCCGGTCGATCGGCAAGATCCCCGTGGCGCACCACCTCGTGGTCGAGACGCCCGGAGCCGGCACGCGGACGGTGATCGACACCGCGGACGTCCAGTTCGACCAGGGGCTCGAGGCGGACCTCTTCACGCAGCGCTACCTCGAACGGGGGGGACGGTGA
- the hflX gene encoding GTPase HflX: MLVPAAECVRELGRLADTAGVEVVGEAVQTIRRINPASFIGQGKVEEVRGRAEETKADVVIFDEPLSPAQQRNLERELNRKVIDRSALILDIFAQRARSLEGKMQVELAQLQYLLPRLTRQWTHLSRLGGGVGTRGPGETQLEVDRRRVRTRIGQLHRRLRDVERTRGLHRHERAAVPFPTVALVGYTNSGKSTLMNRLTQAGVLVEDRLFATLDPTVRRLRLPEGLTVLLADTVGFIHKLPHQLVEAFKGTLEEVREADLLLHVIDVAQSTWPEQAQVVEAVLEEIGAGDRPAIRVFNKTDLPAAGSPPPASGPDAVSISARTGKDVGALLAAIEARLTVGLERVRCALPSGRGDVLAWLRRVGRVVEEYYRDGVVMVTALVPPKVAGQLRKRLPEAAAPPC, translated from the coding sequence ATGCTCGTGCCCGCCGCCGAGTGCGTCCGGGAGCTCGGCCGTCTCGCCGACACCGCGGGCGTCGAGGTGGTGGGCGAGGCGGTGCAGACGATTCGCCGCATCAACCCGGCCTCGTTCATCGGCCAGGGCAAGGTGGAGGAGGTCCGCGGACGCGCGGAGGAAACGAAGGCCGACGTCGTCATCTTCGACGAGCCGCTTTCCCCCGCGCAGCAGCGCAACCTCGAGCGGGAGCTCAACCGGAAGGTCATCGACCGGAGCGCGCTCATCCTCGACATCTTCGCGCAGCGGGCGCGAAGCCTCGAGGGCAAGATGCAGGTCGAGCTCGCCCAGCTCCAGTACCTGCTGCCGCGTCTCACGCGCCAGTGGACGCACCTCTCGCGGCTCGGCGGCGGCGTGGGCACGCGCGGCCCGGGCGAGACCCAGCTCGAGGTGGACCGCCGTCGCGTGCGGACGCGCATCGGCCAGCTCCACCGCCGGCTGCGCGACGTCGAACGGACCCGCGGGCTCCACCGCCACGAGCGCGCCGCGGTCCCCTTTCCGACGGTCGCGCTCGTCGGCTACACGAACTCGGGCAAGTCGACGCTGATGAACCGCCTGACCCAGGCGGGCGTGCTGGTCGAGGACCGGCTGTTCGCGACGCTCGACCCGACGGTCCGGCGGCTCCGGCTCCCCGAGGGCCTCACGGTGCTCCTCGCCGACACAGTCGGCTTCATTCACAAGCTGCCGCACCAGCTCGTCGAGGCCTTCAAGGGCACGCTGGAAGAGGTGCGGGAAGCCGATCTCCTGCTCCACGTGATCGACGTTGCGCAGAGCACCTGGCCCGAGCAGGCCCAGGTGGTGGAGGCGGTGCTCGAGGAGATCGGCGCCGGCGACCGCCCCGCCATCCGCGTGTTCAACAAGACGGATCTGCCCGCAGCCGGCAGTCCGCCGCCGGCCAGCGGGCCGGACGCGGTGTCGATCTCGGCGCGCACCGGCAAGGACGTCGGGGCGCTGCTGGCCGCCATCGAGGCCCGGCTCACCGTCGGGCTCGAGCGCGTGCGCTGCGCCCTGCCCTCGGGCCGGGGCGACGTGCTCGCCTGGCTCCGGCGCGTCGGCCGCGTGGTCGAGGAGTACTATCGGGACGGCGTGGTCATGGTCACGGCGCTCGTGCCGCCCAAGGTCGCGGGGCAGCTCCGCAAGCGCCTCCCCGAGGCGGCGGCACCTCCGTGCTGA
- a CDS encoding CDP-alcohol phosphatidyltransferase family protein: MAPARRPRGRGVLSGRRGHGHGARAAQGRGAAPQAPPRGGGTSVLTVLNIPNFLTLLRIVAIPLFLILLEDFRYGEALAVFVAAGITDGLDGAIARLTHTKTTLGAYLDPAADKLLLLSAFIALGFMHAVPRWLAVVVISRDVVIVLGYFLLFMLTQRTMQVQPSVFGKLSTFLQLTAVALVLVSLWRADLAREPVRVVVFYVTGAITAVSGLQYMYRGLAWFALAAPPTALEPGQRTDDAAARRRRA; encoded by the coding sequence CTGGCTCCGGCGCGTCGGCCGCGTGGTCGAGGAGTACTATCGGGACGGCGTGGTCATGGTCACGGCGCTCGTGCCGCCCAAGGTCGCGGGGCAGCTCCGCAAGCGCCTCCCCGAGGCGGCGGCACCTCCGTGCTGACCGTCCTCAACATCCCGAACTTCCTGACGCTGCTGCGCATCGTCGCGATCCCGTTGTTCCTGATCCTGCTCGAGGACTTCCGCTACGGCGAGGCGCTCGCCGTGTTCGTCGCGGCAGGCATCACCGACGGGCTCGACGGCGCCATCGCGCGGCTGACGCACACCAAGACGACGCTCGGCGCCTACCTCGACCCCGCGGCCGACAAGCTCCTCCTGCTCTCGGCGTTCATCGCCCTTGGGTTCATGCATGCCGTGCCGCGCTGGCTGGCGGTCGTCGTGATCTCGCGCGACGTCGTGATCGTGCTCGGCTACTTCCTCCTCTTCATGCTGACTCAACGCACCATGCAGGTGCAGCCGAGCGTCTTCGGCAAGCTCTCGACCTTCCTGCAGCTCACCGCGGTGGCGCTGGTCCTCGTCTCCCTGTGGCGGGCGGATCTGGCGCGCGAGCCGGTCCGGGTGGTCGTCTTCTACGTCACCGGCGCGATCACCGCGGTCTCCGGCCTGCAGTACATGTACCGCGGCCTCGCCTGGTTCGCGCTGGCGGCGCCCCCGACGGCGCTCGAGCCCGGGCAGCGGACGGACGACGCCGCGGCGCGCCGCCGGCGCGCCTGA
- a CDS encoding DUF1499 domain-containing protein has protein sequence MRTVIGLVLFVAVVFAGLLAAGMIQNRLPWTEPPGAGQRLATYLNTHTAETVEGSPFPELRPRHYDHVPPPELFATVQQVIGKLASWHVVEQDPAHGSLHAVVTTPLWRFQDDVRLRVEPEPTTHGSVLLVRSESRVGKGDLGTNTRHVLDLYAQLDATIPPPPTAAYKTPPARTTPLF, from the coding sequence ATGCGGACCGTGATCGGCCTCGTCCTGTTCGTGGCCGTCGTGTTCGCGGGGCTGCTCGCGGCGGGGATGATCCAGAACCGGCTGCCATGGACGGAGCCGCCGGGCGCCGGGCAGCGGCTTGCGACCTACCTGAACACCCACACCGCGGAGACCGTCGAGGGCTCGCCCTTCCCGGAGCTCCGCCCGCGTCACTATGACCACGTCCCGCCGCCCGAGCTCTTCGCCACGGTGCAGCAGGTGATCGGCAAGCTCGCGAGCTGGCACGTCGTCGAGCAGGATCCGGCGCACGGCTCGCTTCACGCCGTGGTGACGACGCCGCTGTGGCGGTTCCAGGACGACGTGCGTCTCCGCGTCGAGCCGGAGCCCACCACCCACGGATCGGTGCTCCTCGTCCGCTCGGAGTCCCGGGTCGGTAAGGGCGACCTCGGGACGAACACGAGACACGTCCTCGATCTCTACGCCCAGCTCGATGCGACCATCCCGCCCCCGCCCACGGCGGCCTACAAGACTCCGCCGGCGCGGACGACGCCCCTGTTCTGA
- the dnaE gene encoding DNA polymerase III subunit alpha, translating to MSFVHLHLHTQFSLLDGANKITELLPRVRAAGMPACAITDHGNMFGAVQFTQEARRQGVQPIIGCEMYVAPQSRFEKSGRIDDYEAGGNYHLILLATNRDGYRHLCRLVTAGFQEGFHYKPRVDKELLRELGGGLIALSGCLRGEVAHSLATGQPEKARAAAEELARIFDGRFYIEIQDNRLPAQERVNRELVRLARELGLPVVGTNDCHYLRPEDAAAHEVLLCIQTGKTFSDEQRWKFETDQLYVKDATEMSAAFADVPEAVANTLDIARRCDLELTQQLQFPVYRVPGDETLEAVLEREVRRGLDERLNEARTLGWDPARERLYEERARSELAIITSMGFAGYFLIVADFINWAKNQGIPVGPGRGSAAGSLVAWALRITDLDPIEHGLLFERFLNPERRSMPDIDVDFCFVRRDEVIRYVREKYGADRVAQIITFGTLKGKQAIKDVGRVLDFTFAETDRIAKLYPEPRQGKDFPLEQALEMEPRLRELRDSGEREGRLFDLALRLEGLLRHASKHAAGIVISNRPLSDDVPLWVDKDGAVVTQYTFTDAEAIGLIKFDFLGLKTLTLVDGIVRRIREGRGVELRADRLPLDDARTYQLLADGDTIGVFQLESGGIRRLLTQLRPSGFADLVAILALYRPGPLDAKLDDGSTMVDAFIRRKHGKEPIRYLHAALESILRDTYGVIVYQEQVMQIAQALAGYSLGDADNLRRAMGKKKKEEMAAERRRFLTGVRARGTADEKLAREIFDQMETFAAYGFNKSHSAAYAAITYQTAYLKAHYPREFMAGLLSLEAGDTDSTYKNLAECRDRNIPILPPDVNQSREDFTVAGETIRFGLGAVKGVGSKAIETIIAARAEGPFTSLHDFCLRVRSQLVNRRVVESLVKCGAFDSLERNRARLLASLEEVLRWGAARAEERSAQQIGLFGPAAGGDAPPPLATSPAWSAEEELRAEREAIGFFITGHPLDRYAQDLRKFTNATTGTLRARGAEQPAGDGERNGRPDARPRVRLGGVIHTLKLRNSKRGDRYATFVLEDKEGTVEVIAWPEAYRRHEAIIQSGAPVVVAGALDVSDDRCQVIADEVAPLAAARAEAIRQVHVRVPLPALGRDGLETLRTILAAHPGPCDAFLHLERGGDDHETIVALPSSLRVAATDQMVNAVERVLGAGVTSFR from the coding sequence ATGTCGTTCGTCCACCTGCATCTCCACACGCAGTTCTCGCTGCTCGACGGCGCCAACAAGATCACGGAGCTGCTGCCGCGGGTGCGAGCCGCCGGGATGCCGGCCTGCGCCATCACCGACCACGGCAACATGTTCGGGGCGGTGCAGTTCACGCAGGAGGCGCGCCGGCAGGGCGTGCAGCCGATCATCGGCTGCGAGATGTACGTCGCCCCGCAGAGCCGCTTCGAGAAGTCGGGCCGCATCGACGACTACGAGGCCGGCGGCAACTACCATTTGATCCTGCTCGCCACCAACCGCGACGGGTACCGCCACCTCTGCCGGCTGGTCACGGCCGGCTTCCAGGAGGGCTTCCACTACAAGCCGCGCGTCGACAAGGAGCTGCTCCGCGAGCTCGGCGGCGGGCTCATCGCGCTCTCGGGCTGCCTGCGCGGCGAGGTGGCCCACAGCCTGGCGACCGGCCAGCCGGAGAAGGCCCGCGCCGCGGCCGAGGAGCTGGCACGCATCTTCGACGGCCGCTTCTACATCGAGATCCAGGACAACCGGCTGCCGGCGCAGGAGCGCGTGAACCGCGAGCTCGTCCGGCTCGCTCGGGAGCTCGGCCTGCCCGTCGTCGGCACCAACGACTGCCACTACCTCCGTCCCGAGGACGCCGCCGCCCACGAGGTGCTCCTCTGCATCCAGACCGGCAAGACCTTCTCCGACGAGCAGCGGTGGAAGTTCGAGACCGACCAGCTGTACGTGAAGGATGCAACCGAGATGTCGGCCGCCTTCGCCGACGTGCCCGAGGCGGTTGCGAACACGCTCGACATCGCCCGCCGCTGCGACCTCGAGCTGACGCAGCAGCTGCAGTTCCCGGTCTACCGGGTCCCGGGGGACGAGACGCTGGAGGCGGTGCTCGAGCGGGAGGTCCGCCGCGGCCTCGACGAGCGCCTGAACGAGGCGCGCACGCTCGGCTGGGACCCCGCGCGCGAGCGGCTGTACGAGGAGCGGGCGCGCAGCGAGCTCGCGATCATCACCTCGATGGGCTTCGCCGGCTACTTCCTGATCGTCGCCGACTTCATCAACTGGGCGAAGAACCAGGGCATCCCGGTGGGCCCCGGGCGCGGCTCGGCCGCCGGCAGCCTGGTCGCCTGGGCGCTGCGCATCACGGACCTCGACCCGATCGAGCACGGCCTCCTCTTCGAGCGGTTTCTCAACCCCGAGCGCCGCTCGATGCCCGACATCGACGTCGACTTCTGCTTCGTCCGCCGCGACGAGGTCATCCGCTACGTGCGCGAGAAGTACGGCGCGGACCGCGTCGCGCAGATCATCACCTTCGGGACGCTCAAGGGGAAGCAGGCGATCAAGGACGTCGGCCGCGTGCTCGACTTCACCTTCGCCGAGACCGACCGGATCGCCAAGCTCTACCCCGAGCCGCGGCAGGGGAAGGACTTTCCCCTCGAGCAGGCGCTCGAGATGGAGCCGCGGCTCCGCGAGCTGCGCGACTCGGGGGAGCGCGAGGGTCGCCTCTTCGACCTGGCGCTGCGCCTCGAGGGCCTCCTCCGCCACGCGTCCAAGCACGCGGCCGGGATCGTCATCTCGAACCGGCCGCTCAGCGACGACGTGCCCCTCTGGGTGGACAAGGACGGCGCGGTCGTCACCCAGTACACGTTCACCGACGCCGAGGCGATCGGGCTCATCAAGTTCGACTTCCTCGGTCTCAAGACCCTCACGCTCGTCGACGGCATCGTGCGCCGCATCCGCGAGGGGCGCGGCGTCGAGCTGCGCGCCGATCGCCTGCCGCTGGACGACGCCCGCACCTACCAGCTGCTCGCCGACGGCGACACGATCGGGGTCTTCCAGCTCGAGTCGGGCGGCATCCGCCGGCTGCTGACGCAGCTCCGGCCCTCGGGCTTCGCCGACCTCGTCGCCATCCTGGCGCTCTACCGGCCGGGGCCGCTCGACGCGAAGCTCGACGACGGCTCGACCATGGTCGACGCCTTCATCCGCCGCAAGCACGGCAAGGAGCCGATCCGCTATCTGCACGCCGCGCTCGAGTCGATCCTGCGCGACACCTACGGCGTCATCGTCTACCAGGAGCAGGTGATGCAGATCGCGCAGGCGCTCGCCGGCTACAGCCTGGGCGACGCCGACAACCTGCGGCGCGCCATGGGCAAGAAGAAGAAGGAGGAGATGGCAGCGGAACGCCGGCGCTTTCTCACCGGCGTGCGCGCCCGGGGCACGGCGGACGAGAAGCTCGCGCGCGAGATCTTCGACCAGATGGAGACCTTCGCCGCGTACGGCTTCAACAAGAGCCACTCCGCGGCCTACGCCGCCATCACGTACCAGACGGCGTACCTGAAGGCGCACTACCCGCGGGAGTTCATGGCGGGCCTCCTCTCCCTCGAGGCGGGTGACACCGACAGCACGTACAAGAACCTCGCCGAGTGCCGGGACCGCAACATCCCGATCCTGCCGCCCGACGTCAACCAGAGCCGCGAGGACTTCACCGTGGCGGGCGAGACGATCCGCTTCGGCCTGGGGGCGGTGAAGGGCGTCGGCTCGAAGGCGATCGAGACGATCATCGCCGCTCGCGCCGAGGGGCCCTTCACCAGCCTCCACGACTTCTGCCTGCGCGTGCGCAGCCAGCTCGTGAACCGCCGCGTCGTCGAGAGCCTCGTCAAGTGCGGCGCCTTCGACTCCCTCGAGCGCAACCGGGCGCGCCTGCTCGCCAGCCTCGAGGAGGTCCTGCGCTGGGGGGCGGCGCGCGCCGAGGAGCGCTCGGCGCAGCAGATCGGCCTCTTCGGCCCGGCGGCCGGGGGCGACGCGCCGCCGCCGCTCGCCACGTCCCCGGCGTGGTCGGCGGAGGAGGAGCTCCGCGCCGAGCGCGAGGCGATCGGCTTCTTCATCACCGGCCACCCCCTCGATCGCTACGCCCAGGACCTGCGGAAGTTCACGAACGCCACGACCGGCACCCTGCGGGCGCGCGGCGCGGAGCAGCCTGCGGGCGACGGGGAGCGGAACGGCCGGCCGGACGCGCGCCCGCGCGTCCGCCTGGGCGGCGTGATCCACACCCTCAAGCTGCGAAACAGCAAGCGGGGCGACCGCTACGCCACCTTCGTGCTCGAGGACAAGGAAGGGACGGTCGAGGTCATCGCCTGGCCGGAGGCCTACCGGCGCCACGAGGCAATCATCCAGAGCGGCGCGCCGGTGGTGGTGGCGGGGGCGCTCGACGTCTCCGATGACCGCTGCCAGGTGATCGCCGACGAGGTCGCGCCGCTGGCGGCCGCGCGGGCCGAGGCAATCCGCCAGGTGCACGTGCGCGTGCCGCTGCCGGCGCTCGGGCGCGACGGACTCGAGACGCTGCGCACCATCCTCGCCGCGCATCCCGGACCGTGCGATGCCTTCCTTCACCTCGAGCGGGGCGGGGACGACCACGAGACCATCGTCGCCCTGCCGTCGAGCCTGCGGGTTGCGGCGACCGACCAGATGGTCAATGCTGTCGAGCGGGTGCTGGGCGCCGGAGTGACATCGTTCCGGTGA
- a CDS encoding serine/threonine protein kinase, with protein sequence MRGLIAGKYEVVEEIGQGAAGTTCKVRDKRRGSIVTLRLRPDQGADDPEQRAAVEQRVQLARELRHDHIVPVLGLARQGSQQYVVEEWVDAEPLDHVLRQRRALPPADALHVARQLADALACAHERGVIHGGLTPASVLIRSTVPPRAMLAAFGSADLEAGRAAVPPALLPYAAPERLMGGDLDARIDVFALGLVLFEMLEGRRLFSSADEHELRNLLLDGSGPLLPRFTRILPPGVSALVARMIRRSPAKRPSAAQVRSEIEAFVPRVPSGAPGAGASKAPTAVPAAATITATPAEAKKRVTVQMPALEADEPSNEPSNEPILARRVLVRAGAPRPKTPVAGVALIAAVVVALGWPLIRWVSSAPAASGQLTSPAPSVPPRLRVPVVAEPVAKAEERGPALADPPAAPTTASPDAGAAQESSVRATDADAAAGDTDARQRDGVPVPEADEPSGKLGAATLGPPPNVAPRIVGYRPRSRDPLSVMEGAPVDFSVRATDQDLNDPVTYAWFLDGRRVSQRPGWRFVPPLAATAPAHTVEVRVTDRSGLQAPHLAWRVEVSARLSDVSVRDWLGRLAGAWERKDVSTLRLYGIVTTDAEADALRKRLAHSDGSRVSISNETIRTRGRYATVAFDLTEFDRRGKVVSSRRESYELEKQPSGFVGLRSPAAATR encoded by the coding sequence ATGCGGGGACTCATCGCCGGCAAGTACGAAGTAGTCGAGGAGATCGGCCAAGGCGCCGCCGGGACCACCTGCAAGGTGCGCGACAAGCGGCGCGGCTCGATCGTCACCCTCAGGCTCCGGCCCGATCAGGGCGCCGACGATCCCGAGCAGCGCGCGGCCGTCGAGCAGCGGGTTCAGCTGGCCCGCGAGCTGCGCCACGACCACATCGTGCCGGTCCTCGGGCTCGCCCGGCAGGGGAGCCAGCAATACGTGGTGGAAGAGTGGGTCGACGCCGAGCCGCTCGACCACGTGCTCCGCCAGCGGCGCGCGCTCCCGCCGGCCGACGCCCTCCACGTCGCCCGGCAGCTGGCCGACGCGCTCGCCTGCGCGCACGAGCGGGGCGTGATCCACGGCGGCCTCACCCCTGCGTCGGTGTTGATCCGCTCGACGGTTCCGCCCCGTGCCATGCTCGCGGCCTTCGGCAGCGCAGACCTCGAGGCTGGACGAGCCGCCGTACCACCGGCGCTGCTCCCGTACGCCGCGCCCGAGCGTCTGATGGGCGGGGACCTCGATGCGCGCATCGACGTCTTCGCGCTCGGGCTCGTCCTCTTCGAGATGCTCGAGGGGAGGCGGCTCTTCTCCTCTGCCGACGAGCACGAGCTGCGGAACCTGCTGCTCGACGGGTCGGGGCCGCTTCTGCCCCGGTTCACTCGCATCCTTCCACCGGGGGTTTCGGCGCTCGTGGCGCGGATGATCCGCCGCTCCCCGGCCAAGCGCCCGAGCGCGGCGCAAGTGCGGAGCGAGATCGAGGCCTTCGTGCCGCGCGTCCCGTCGGGCGCGCCCGGGGCCGGCGCCTCGAAGGCGCCGACGGCGGTGCCCGCCGCGGCGACGATAACGGCCACGCCGGCCGAGGCGAAGAAGAGGGTCACGGTACAGATGCCGGCCCTCGAGGCTGACGAGCCGAGCAACGAGCCGAGCAATGAGCCGATTCTGGCGAGGCGCGTGCTCGTGCGCGCTGGCGCTCCGCGGCCGAAGACTCCCGTCGCCGGCGTGGCCCTCATCGCCGCGGTCGTGGTCGCGCTCGGTTGGCCCCTGATCCGCTGGGTGAGTTCGGCACCCGCGGCGTCGGGGCAACTCACCTCGCCCGCGCCCAGCGTGCCGCCGCGCCTGCGGGTGCCCGTCGTCGCCGAGCCGGTCGCCAAGGCGGAGGAGCGCGGCCCGGCGCTCGCAGACCCGCCGGCGGCGCCGACGACGGCCTCGCCCGACGCCGGCGCGGCGCAGGAGTCCTCCGTTCGCGCCACCGATGCCGACGCCGCGGCCGGCGACACGGATGCCCGGCAGCGAGACGGGGTCCCGGTCCCGGAAGCCGATGAGCCCTCGGGGAAGCTCGGCGCAGCGACGCTCGGTCCCCCGCCGAACGTCGCACCGCGCATCGTCGGCTACCGTCCGCGGAGCCGCGATCCGCTCAGCGTGATGGAGGGTGCCCCCGTCGACTTCAGCGTCCGGGCCACGGACCAGGATCTGAATGACCCGGTGACCTACGCGTGGTTCCTCGACGGCCGCCGGGTGAGCCAGAGGCCCGGCTGGCGCTTCGTCCCGCCGCTCGCCGCCACCGCGCCAGCTCACACGGTGGAGGTCCGCGTGACCGACCGCTCCGGTCTGCAGGCGCCGCACCTCGCCTGGCGCGTGGAGGTGAGCGCGCGGCTGTCGGACGTCAGCGTGCGTGACTGGCTCGGCCGGCTGGCCGGGGCCTGGGAGCGCAAGGACGTGTCGACGCTCCGCCTCTATGGCATCGTCACCACCGACGCGGAGGCCGACGCCCTCCGCAAACGGCTCGCTCACTCCGACGGCTCCCGCGTCTCGATCAGCAACGAGACGATCCGGACCCGGGGCAGGTACGCGACCGTGGCCTTCGACCTCACCGAGTTCGATCGGCGTGGCAAGGTGGTCTCCTCCCGTCGCGAATCCTACGAGCTCGAGAAGCAGCCGAGCGGGTTCGTCGGCCTTCGCTCGCCGGCGGCTGCGACGCGCTGA
- a CDS encoding response regulator, whose amino-acid sequence MRPSRPRPRRPTRLRRRGRRPCSERRRIGGFVIPPAFFPRASRQDGLRSWSEPANRMRMVDRRDAARRLDLSGRLVLVVEDNESCAEAVSDWLASCGALVETADSVRGALERVRTASPDVALIDICLPDGSGWDCVDRIRTATMGGKLMPVIAITGYAQRDVAREAAEHGVRYVVTKPIEPDALASVLDACLDAAA is encoded by the coding sequence ATGCGACCATCCCGCCCCCGCCCACGGCGGCCTACAAGACTCCGCCGGCGCGGACGACGCCCCTGTTCTGAGCGGCGCCGCATCGGCGGTTTCGTGATACCTCCCGCCTTTTTCCCGCGGGCTTCACGCCAAGACGGGTTGCGATCCTGGAGCGAGCCTGCCAACAGGATGCGGATGGTGGACAGGAGGGACGCGGCGCGCCGACTGGATCTCTCGGGCCGCCTCGTGCTGGTCGTCGAGGACAACGAGAGCTGCGCCGAGGCGGTCTCCGACTGGCTCGCGAGCTGCGGCGCGCTCGTGGAGACGGCCGACTCCGTGCGGGGCGCACTCGAACGCGTCCGCACCGCGTCGCCCGACGTGGCCCTGATCGATATCTGCCTGCCCGACGGCAGCGGCTGGGACTGCGTCGACCGCATCCGGACCGCGACGATGGGCGGCAAGCTCATGCCCGTGATCGCGATCACGGGCTACGCGCAGCGGGATGTCGCGCGCGAGGCGGCGGAGCACGGTGTGCGCTACGTCGTCACCAAGCCCATCGAGCCGGACGCGCTCGCCAGCGTCCTCGACGCCTGCCTGGACGCCGCGGCATAG